A genomic segment from Triticum dicoccoides isolate Atlit2015 ecotype Zavitan chromosome 1A, WEW_v2.0, whole genome shotgun sequence encodes:
- the LOC119291050 gene encoding uncharacterized protein LOC119291050, translating to MSKKGGKKAAAGGGELSLFLQPHLQTITDTLQMMSEAAAGGLERTEWSEVVALGDVVSRQATVAGMVWSGDLPGVETLKENIAAYFNVLQGFLLACHGSTVGAGPTLHKYITSSAKGVVDASFSLFKLAVSAYESGSPDRKTIIPPVTGTVWEACLALKKVPATNCIAIGRAMTQICVCLKDILREMKELPVGDSDDTKAGKSSNGDVAMSFSDKDESFSDLEEDEGFTAEEIAIAKLIIAVTADSLDAVKETIRFITSLLKSSGNQRGAAEDKVESMENLLSHCRDVADQVNELGASVYAQDPSEMKSAIKRLNVGITGMCQEMAGLGGSPKNAYAAFSGFQKSLKALEEEIGEDVVDEMKNLTISPT from the exons ATGTCGAAGAAAGGAGGCAAAAAGGCCGCGGCAGGAGGCGGCGAGCTGTCCCTCTTCCTGCAGCCGCACCTCCAGACCATCACGGACACCCTCCAG ATGATGTCGGAGGCGGCTGCCGGGGGACTGGAGCGGACGGAGTGGTCGGAGGTCGTCGCGCTCGGCGATGTGGTGTCCAGGCAGGCCACCGTCG CTGGGATGGTCTGGAGCGGAGACTTGCCTGGTGTGGAGAcgctcaaggagaacattgctgcgTATTTCAACGTCCTGCAGGGTTTCCTTTTGGCTTGCCATGGAAGCACGGTTGGTGCCGGTCCTACGCTTCACAAGTATATCACTAGTTCTGCAAAGGGTGTGGTGGATGCCAGCTTCTCGTTGTTCAAGCTAGCCGTTTCTGCCTATG AATCTGGCAGTCCTGACCGGAAAACAATCATACCTCCAGTGACAGGAACTGTATGGGAAGCttgtcttgctcttaagaaggtgCCTGCAACCAACTGTATCGCCATAGGGCGAGCTATGACGCAGATATGTGTATGTCTGAAGGATATCCTGCGTGAGATGAAAGAACTCCCAGTTGGTGATTCTGATGATACCAAAGCTGGAAAATCTTCCAATGGAGATGTCGCCATGAGCTTTTCAGATAAGGATGAATCGTTCTCTGATCTTGAGGAAGATGAAGGCTTCACTGCGGAGGAGATAGCCATCGCCAAGTTGATTATTGCTGTTACAGCAGATTCGCTTGATGCGGTGAAAGAAACAATCCGTTTCATCACAAGTTTGCTCAAGAGCTCTGGCAACCAAAGGGGTGCTGCTGAGGACAAGGTGGAGTCCATGGAGAATTTGCTGAGCCACTGCAGGGACGTTGCTGACCAGGTTAATGAGCTTGGGGCCTCCGTGTATGCACAAGACCCGTCTGAAATGAAGTCCGCCATAAAAAGACTGAACGTTGGCATCACAGGGATGTGCCAGGAAATGGCGGGCCTCGGTGGCTCGCCCAAGAACGCCTATGCAGCCTTCAGTGGATTTCAGAAGTCGTTGAAAGCTCTTGAGGAAGAGATAGGTGAGGATGTCGTTGACGAAATGAAAAATCTTACCATCAGCCCGACCTGA